From the genome of Uranotaenia lowii strain MFRU-FL chromosome 1, ASM2978415v1, whole genome shotgun sequence, one region includes:
- the LOC129743870 gene encoding uncharacterized protein LOC129743870: protein MLILFFHFPLYSSNQTSSQGWRMIITLAQSCHPGGGIAFGCVLVIFAGKSAIGFQIAGLSSNRSSLLENQQSSCQIGVCLFSYAEASNQTSSQGWRMIITLAQSCHPGGGIAFGCVLVIFAGKSAIGFQIAGLSSNRSSLLENQQSSCQIGVCLFSYAEASNQTSSQGWRMIITLAQSCHPGGGIAFGCVLVIFAGKSAIGFQIAGLSSNRSSLLENQQSSCQIGVCLFSYAEASNQTSSQGWRMIITLAQSCHPGGGIAFGCVLVIFAGKSAIGFQIAGLSSNRSSLLENQQSSCQIGVCLFSYAEASNQTSSQGWRMIITLAQSCHPGGGIAFGCVLVIFAGKSAIGFQIAGLSSNRSSLLENQQSSCQIGVCLFSYAEASNQTSSQGWRMIITLAQSCHPGGGIVKHTGQSNGGLSISNVFISTANTTEKIALLYDQGDSKNCWAPNIVGCQIQ from the exons atgttaatactattttttcattttcctctatattctagcaaccagacatcaagtcaagg gtggcggatgattatcacattggcacaaagctgccaccccgGAGGCGGTATTG cattcggttgtgttcttgtcatttttgctggaaaatcagcaatcggttttcaaattgctggactttccagcaatcggtctagtttgctggaaaatcagcaatcgagttgtcaaattggagtctgtttgttttcgtacgctgaagcaag caaccagacatcaagtcaagg gtggcggatgattatcacattggcacaaagctgccaccccgGAGGCGGTATTG cattcggttgtgttcttgtcatttttgctggaaaatcagcaatcggttttcaaattgctggactttccagcaatcggtctagtttgctggaaaatcagcaatcgagttgtcaaattggagtctgtttgttttcgtacgctgaagcaag caaccagacatcaagtcaagg gtggcggatgattatcacattggcacaaagctgccaccccgGAGGCGGTATTG cattcggttgtgttcttgtcatttttgctggaaaatcagcaatcggttttcaaattgctggactttccagcaatcggtctagtttgctggaaaatcagcaatcgagttgtcaaattggagtctgtttgttttcgtacgctgaagcaag caaccagacatcaagtcaagg gtggcggatgattatcacattggcacaaagctgccaccccgGAGGCGGTATTG cattcggttgtgttcttgtcatttttgctggaaaatcagcaatcggttttcaaattgctggactttccagcaatcggtctagtttgctggaaaatcagcaatcgagttgtcaaattggagtctgtttgttttcgtacgctgaagcaag caaccagacatcaagtcaagg gtggcggatgattatcacattggcacaaagctgccaccccgGAGGCGGTATTG cattcggttgtgttcttgtcatttttgctggaaaatcagcaatcggttttcaaattgctggactttccagcaatcggtctagtttgctggaaaatcagcaatcgagttgtcaaattggagtctgtttgttttcgtacgctgaagcaag caaccagacatcaagtcaagg gtggcggatgattatcacattggcacaaagctgccaccccgGAGGCGGTATTG tGAAACATACCGGTCAATCAAATGGAGGATTGTCGATTTCCAATGTTTTTATATCGACAGCAAACACAACAGAAAAAATTGCTTTACTTTACGACCAGGGAGATAGCAAAAACTGTTGGGCCCCAAACATTGttggttgtcaaattcaatga